In Elusimicrobiota bacterium, the genomic window ATATGTGATCCATCAACCTCAATAATTTTTCCAACTGCAAGATTCTCTATAGGGTCATTTGGATCGTTAGAAAAGGAAGTCATCTTTCACCCCCTAGGATACGGGTCAGATTTTCAAATTTCCACCAAGGCAAATCTTTGTCAGCAGAAGACTGCACCTTTCCATGAAAAAAACCTCTCTTTGCATAAATTCTAATCTGTTCAGTAATCGTCATATCCAAATGCCATTGCTCCAATTGACCCTGAGGTCTGTCAAATTCCGTAAAAGCCAAAAGAGTTAGTCTTCCATCAGATTCTTTTAAAGCTCTTTCAAGCTCAATATTGATATGCGAATCGTTAAACCTATATCCACAAATTGTTAAGACAACTTCCGAATGCAGTTCAGGCCTCATCGATTGCCTCATAATTGACAAAATCTGTGCAAAAGGGTCTTTTTGAGTCTCCTGATATTTTGTGGAAGCCGGCCAAATCATTACCTTGTTCTTTGGAACTATTTTGTAACACGTTTTGCCCCCACTCCTTAGACGTCTGGGAACAAGGTCGTTCTCTAGCTGACACCAGTCAATTGACCCGTGCACTTTTAGCACACGAGCAATTGAATCATGTTTCTTGAAGGTATCTGTGTCCCACCATCCCGTTGCACCACCAGTAAACCCGTCGACGTACGAAAAGCATTCTAACGCTAGAGCATCTTCTATGAGGGTATCATAATTTAGCACAAAATAGTCTACCGGAACTGTACTTTCAGTTTTACCTGACCTAAGAATATGGTGGACTGCGGTCACGAACTGCCTATGTGTATCAATCTCAAGTTCCTTTGAATCAAGACATTCCGCAATTGTCTCCTTTATTGCTGCAAGAGCATCCCTAAGCATATCCGCATCATAATCAACCCCATCTAATGAAATGTCTTTCTTTGAAGAATTTTTTTCTTTTCTGCGCTCTGCAATTGCCAACAGGTCTACAAGCTCACTCATATAATCTTCGATTGTAGTCAACGTGGAACCCTGAAATTGTTTCTGTATTGCCGTGAGTATCTTTTCCGCCTTTCCTCCAGACGTCGACAGTTTTTTTAAAACTTTATCAGTCAATTCAGAAGTCAAAGGTAATCCGGCACATCGACTGCAACCTGCGCCCAAAAGAAATACCCTATTGTTTTGTGATATAAGTTCTTCGAGCTGCTTAATACAATCAGAAAAAGGCTCCTGTTTTAGAATACTCAG contains:
- a CDS encoding SIR2 family protein codes for the protein MTKEKNDDLSILKQEPFSDCIKQLEELISQNNRVFLLGAGCSRCAGLPLTSELTDKVLKKLSTSGGKAEKILTAIQKQFQGSTLTTIEDYMSELVDLLAIAERRKEKNSSKKDISLDGVDYDADMLRDALAAIKETIAECLDSKELEIDTHRQFVTAVHHILRSGKTESTVPVDYFVLNYDTLIEDALALECFSYVDGFTGGATGWWDTDTFKKHDSIARVLKVHGSIDWCQLENDLVPRRLRSGGKTCYKIVPKNKVMIWPASTKYQETQKDPFAQILSIMRQSMRPELHSEVVLTICGYRFNDSHINIELERALKESDGRLTLLAFTEFDRPQGQLEQWHLDMTITEQIRIYAKRGFFHGKVQSSADKDLPWWKFENLTRILGGER